In Arachis hypogaea cultivar Tifrunner chromosome 2, arahy.Tifrunner.gnm2.J5K5, whole genome shotgun sequence, a genomic segment contains:
- the LOC112754603 gene encoding disease resistance protein RPV1-like: MTYSPFSSSSAFNVPLIKHDVFVSFRGIDIRTSFLSHLTTDLKRNQIDFFVDDEKLHPGDQISSTLLRAIEQSYMSLVIFSEHYASSRWCMEELVKIIECMEQYERIVIPVFYNVDPSHIRHQKGTFAEAFDVYKERYEEEIMQNWKSILKKTANLSGIHYPSKYRNESELIKDIVKNISEKLSHLFSNAPQDLVGIDEHFEFLQPLMAMKSDEVRIVGIWGMGGIGKTTIARAIFDRYASRYEGCCFLENVREKSQKSGEHSLYEKLISELLEGEHLLVKGSAHARSMNVKRRLSRKKVLIVLDDVDALDKLDYLTREPICLGAGSRVIVTTRDEQILIAKGVDKRYKVWGLSFESSLELFCLKAFHKSCPKHGYEELSEMAVNYAEGIPLALKVLGSFLHSRSIKEWESALKKLRVHSNVDIYNVLKLSYDGLDDSDKNIFLDIAFFLRGEYKDNVIRFLDCCGFFGDIGISTLQRKSLITIFSDRIEMYDLIQQMGWEVVRQESNKDPGKLTRINKPEDFCNLLKNSEEKSLVEGIMIDLSQIGDLHLNADTFKNMPRLRFLKLYAPSDQRQSKVYIPTTLDPFPAKRSYL, translated from the exons ATGACATATTCTCCTTTCTCTAGTTCATCTGCTTTCAATGTTCCACTAATCAAACATGATGTCTTCGTCAGTTTTCGAGGAATAGACATTCGCACTTCTTTTCTTAGTCATTTGACAACAGACTTGAAGCGTAATCAAATTGATTTCTTTGTTGACGATGAAAAACTTCATCCTGGAGATCAGATTTCATCCACCCTCCTTCGAGCAATTGAGCAATCATACATGTCATTGGTTATCTTTTCGGAACACTATGCTTCTTCAAGATGGTGTATGGAGGAGCTTGTGAAGATTATTGAATGCATGGAACAATATGAAAGGATTGTGATACCTGTTTTTTATAATGTTGATCCTTCTCATATAAGGCATCAAAAAGGAACTTTTGCAGAAGCTTTTGATGTCTACAAAGAGAGATATGAAGAGGAAATTATGCAGAATTGGAAATCTATTTTGAAGAAGACGGCAAATTTATCTGGAATTCATTATCCATCCAAATATCG AAATGAATCAGAACTCATCAAAGATATTGTCAAGAATATTTCGGAAAAATTATCGCATCTTTTTTCAAATGCACCCCAAGACCTTGTCGGAATTGATGAACATTTTGAATTTCTTCAACCTTTAATGGCAATGAAGTCTGATGAAGTTCGAATTGTGGGAATTTGGGGAATGGGAGGCATAGGTAAAACAACAATTGCTAGAGCAATATTCGACAGATATGCCTCTCGATATGAAGGTTGCTGCTTTCTAGAAAATGTAAGAGAAAAATCTCAAAAGTCTGGTGAACACAGCTTATATGAGAAACTTATTTCTGAACTACTTGAGGGAGAACATCTCCTTGTGAAAGGATCAGCCCATGCAAGATCTATGAATGTTAAGAGAAGGTTGAGTCGGAAAAAGGTGCTCATAGTGCTTGATGATGTGGATGCATTAGACAAGTTAGATTATCTAACAAGAGAACCAATCTGTTTGGGAGCAGGTAGTAGGGTCATTGTAACAACAAGAGACGAGCAAATTCTAATTGCTAAAGGAGTGGATAAAAGATACAAGGTTTGGGGATTGAGCTTTGAGAGTTCCCTTGAGCTTTTTTGCTTAAAAGCCTTTCACAAAAGCTGTCCTAAACATGGATATGAAGAGCTTTCAGAAATGGCAGTTAATTATGCAGAAGGCATTCCATTAGCATTGAAAGTATTGGGATCCTTTCTACACTCAAGGAGCATAAAAGAATGGGAAAGTGCATTGAAAAAACTCAGGGTTCATTCCAATGTGGACATCTACAATGTCTTAAAATTGAGTTATGATGGATTAGATGATTCAGACAAGAACATATTCCTTGACATTGCATTCTTTTTAAGAGGAGAATACAAGGATAATGTTATAAGGTTTTTAGACTGTTGTGGTTTCTTTGGCGACATTGGTATAAGCACTCTTCAGCGTAAATCTCTTATAACTATTTTCAGCGATAGAATAGAAATGTATGACTTGATACAACAAATGGGTTGGGAAGTCGTTCGCCAAGAATCAAATAAAGATCCTGGAAAACTCACTCGAATAAATAAACCTGAAGATTTCTGCAACTTATTGAAAAATAGTGAG GAAAAAAGTTTAGTAGAAGGCATTATGATAGACTTGTCCCAAATTGGAGATCTACACTTAAATGCGGACACCTTTAAAAATATGCCTCGTCTAAGATTTCTTAAGCTTTATGCTCCTTCGGATCAAAGACAGTCCAAAGTCTACATTCCCACAACCCTGGACCCGTTTCCTGCAAAACGCAGCTATCTGTAG
- the LOC140177448 gene encoding uncharacterized protein, translated as MSSNSRKGNATAEEASWYCALLLLSSTLLIMLTIFTHQHNSSTTITLRRPCEEIYVVGEGETLHTISDKCGDPYIVDNNPHIHDADDVFPGLVIKITPSSSSQ; from the coding sequence ATGTCTTCGAACTCCAGAAAGGGAAACGCCACAGCTGAAGAAGCTTCATGGTACTGtgctcttctccttctttcttccacTCTCCTCATCATGCTAACCATCTTCACTCATCAACACAATAGCAGCACTACTATTACTCTCCGACGACCCTGCGAGGAGATCTATGTGGTCGGAGAAGGGGAGACACTTCACACCATAAGTGACAAGTGCGGTGATCCTTATATCGTTGACAACAACCCTCATATCCATGACGCTGATGATGTCTTCCCTGGCCTTGTCATCAAGAtcacaccttcttcttcttcacaatAA